The DNA segment ctcccgcacccgtgaaaacagagcgttttctcttccgggtttcagaattagccccagaaaatcctttatttcacacaaaatgacttttccttagcgccaaaaataaactattaccatgttaatgccatttctagagTTTGgactaaaaaagcatgatacagcccctttaaaaaaagtACTAAGCAAGTGATTATCACAAGCCACCTTTAACATCAGTCAACTTAAATGCCAAACTTATGAGTGCAGAAGAAATGGTCAGTAGCTCTAATAATCTTATGTATCATTTGTGGCATGAAATTTTCAATTCTTTTTTCAAGGCTTCTTTTTAATTCATACACAATGAATGTTTGCTGCAGTCAGAAGTTTGCTATTACAAAGGAAAGGTAAAGTCAATTTTTTGCCATGAGGCAATTATTccagggagaaaaaagaaaaccaacaacctcaaatTGTAGCAGAAGTCATTAAGTTTTAGCCACATTTCAAAGTGTTAAAGACGATCCATCGCATCAGCTTGAAAGGTGACGAATCTTTACAGCTGTGTTCACAGGTTGTACCATGAGGTTTAGGTCAGTCGGCACTATGCAAACACAAAACCTGCCACCATGGCTTAACACTGTTTTTAATGATCCGCTGTGCTCTGTACTGTAATCTTTTATCAATCCTCTCATCATGACAGGTAGCTCACAGTAGCAAGGGTTCATTCCTAGTCTAAATGAATATCTTACAGTTTCACGTGTTGAGCAAATCTAACTGGAATAAGACAGCCTGTGTTCCACAGCTcatagccccccccccccccccccccctcccacacacacacacacacacacacacctcaaggATACTAATGAATTAACGGCGGCGCAGGATGTGTCACATGGTTGACCTGGAAATGTGCTTTCATGATGCAGCAGACGGTGGGACCATGAAGACTGtggtggctctgctgctgctctgcctgtGCGATCCTGGACTGAGCGACTGCCAGGCAGACTGCCTGTCCTGCAGCAACATCCTGCCCAAGCAGCTCAGCTTCAATAACGTGGTGAGgagcccgcacacacacacacacacacacacacacacacacacacacacacacacacacacacacgcacacaggcacATTCATTAACAGGGTGAAGGTGGCCTGCAGGAGAGATTAAGTTTCCATCCAACTAAAGTTTAGGAGCTACTCTTCACCAACAAATGAGATTtctcagttcaattcagcttgtTCAAcgttttactgtttttcttcaaGCAATTGTTTATTAGGAACCAGTAAGTGTAGTGTCCAGCTGAGACTGAAAAGCCATGGgatttcactcacacacagcttaCATACTCCATGTTCATGTAATAAAAGACAGTGTACTTGTCATTTGGATTGCATTGGCTGATTACGTGGTTGAAaaggacgaaaaaaaaaagaaaaaaactacaaaaactaCTACATGGTTATTCTCAAGGAAGTTGTCGAAAATCTTCCACATTTTGTAGAACTTGTCtttgtcctctgttgtgagaCCTGGGAAGAGGTAACCGAGAAGCATGGCCtccctgacctgaacccgagtggtgttttgttattggattTCTGTGTTCACGGTAccttgtccataacaaacaccatgtttgagcacagAGGTGTCCACAGGTGCACTTGGCACCGggacaccctaggtcagaggtcgatgatCAACTTTGTGGTTGACACTCAGGAAGAGAGGAGCAGCGCTGTTGACCGATCGCCACCttgtggtgagttggattcgctgttTTCTGGTGCCTGCCATTTTGTATAATAAGAgttatatatttatattgtcTACCCATTTAAATCTGAAAATTTACATAACATTGACAAAAGCAAGTCATTATTGTGTATCAGCTTGAAATAAACCATTTATTAATTCAACTAGAAAATAAGACAGTTGGGACATCTGGCATTCAACTGCATAACTGGCATGGAAGACATGAGGATCTGTAAACGAGAAATGTTTACAGATGTATGATATCTTGACATTTTTCTTGTACATAGTTTGCAATTGTTGCACCATATGGACAgtttgcatttgttttaatagtttttttttttcaacattaccTTTAGCTGAGCAGAAGTTGGTACCAGTCCCTTGTTCAATGGCTGTCAGGCAGAGTGGGAAAAACAGCCATTGCTTAGGTTACTAGTGAGAAACTGTTTGCTGCACAAGTAAGTCTGCAGTGAAAATTATATTGAAAAGTCCAAATAATCCATCCTGACAAAACTGGATTTCACTCACATGGACGCAGACTGGCACAAAGCACAATCTCTCCACTGggaatttcttttcatttggtGATAAAATAAGTGGAACGCTCTCACCCCACCTTCCTATAATCATCCTGACCTCTCTACTGCTCCCTCACTGTCTCTGACTCAACAAATTACCCTTTTGGCATTTGAGTTTTAATTTGTTGTGGCTAATTGATTCCTGGGGATAgatgtgtgtttctcctctccCTGCGTACGCCTGCTGGttgtttccctccagaaaatgacatgtCTTTTTCCCAGATGCTTTACAGGGAACACACTCGAAAAAATGCCTTGAAAGATCTCCTACTCAGGTTAATGTGTGGCACCTGGATCACTGGTGTATTTACTGCAACTTAGAGTGAGCAAACTTAAACCAGCTCCAGTTTACCTTTAGTGTCTGATAAGAAGTTCAATTCTTGGTTAAATTCTTGGTTGAATTCTTGCAATGCATTCAACCATGTAAGCAAATATGTGCAGTTGCATCACTCATGCAGTGTCGACATGAATCATGTGAAATAGTTTCATTGTTGAGAGCCTCCCTCTCGCACCTACTGGCTGTCCCCACTTTTGCCCATAGAAAGCTGGAAGGTTTGACCTCCACAACCCTGAAAAGGATAAAACCTTATAAAAGGTGGATGTTTGGGTGGTTGTGTTCCTCTGCCTATAACCTTTCGAAACGGCAATGCAATGAGATGTGAGTGATAAAATTAATCAATAACATTATTAATACCCTCAAAGATGGGAATTAATACAGTATCAAGTGAAAAAGTTATTAAGGTCAAATCGAATACATTTCTATGAATTTATATCACCAAAAAATACCACAGGATTATAATCTTGATCAAAGCTTAAGTTTAATTTATTATGACAATAGCTCTTCAACATTCTACCATAACTGtgcagactgttttcaaaaaggagACAGTTTCTGATCTACAATCAGATTTACGTCACCACAGCAGTAATGGATGctcatccagacacacacaagcCCACTTAATTGGTCAGAGTTGGAGATATCGGTCATAAACAGGCTCAAAATGCAATCAGTCTGCTTTTGTCACATTAATGAGCAAAGACCATCACTCTCAAGAAATCCTTATGGTCAGGTGTTGCAAGGCAACCTCATTCAGAGAAAAGGCAGTTCACAGAGCTTTACAGGGAAATTAAGGACATACATTAAAACATGGTGACTGGGAAAGgcataaaataaagaaagagtAAGTGAAAGCtttatttagtttagtttagtttatttgtttcttttgtttaaaacaacacaaaaacaataaacaaaaaagatgaaaatacatcaatgtcataTTTAAAGGCAATGGAGAAAGTAAAATCTATTGTTTAATGGAAAGCATGATCAAATAGAAATGTTTTAAGATTTAAAAGATGTGAGAATGTTATCTgtcctcaggtgttcaggagGTTGACTCCACAGGTGAGGAGCGCAGGACCTGAAGGCCTGTTTgcttctgactctgggaacacCCAGTCATCCCCTCCCTGAGGGCCTcaggggtctggaggaggatgaCTTTGAAGTGGATCCTTTGACACACAGGCACCCAGTGCAGAGACTGAAgatcaggtgtatggtgtgccACCCTCTCTGTGTTGATGAGGACTGTGGCTACAGCgttctggatgagctgcagatgGGCACAGTTTTTACCACACAGTTACAATAACTCAGCCGTCTCAAAATTAATGCATGAACAAGTTTCTCTGAATCCTGTTCAGGCAGAAATCCTTTATTAATGCTGATTCTGTTCATTGTCTTAATATGGTTAttgaatttcaggtctgagtcTGTGATTACACCCAGATTTCTGCTTTGATTTCAATTCCTGAGTGAAACGTAGTGAAGATGAAcactgaactttgacctttctAATTTGGGACCAAAAacaattacttttattttttctgggTTAAGTTGTTAAAAAAGGTTCCAACGAAAGgcaaaaattaagaaaaaaaattcttatcATGCATCTATGATCCATGCATCTATATCCGTATGGGTGCTGGACCTGATCTCAGCTGATATCTAGAGAAAACACAGGggcacacagggagaacatgcaaactcctcacaacAGGGGTTCACAGTCCAACGCTGATTCAGAACTTTTAATTATGAAATTCTCCAAGCTGTTTTTTCAGGTACGCAAATAAGTGATTTCCTTACTCAACAgacaataaatgtgtttttttttttttaactcacaagGTTTCATTAAATGTGCATCAAGCATTAGATAAATCCTCATTTTTGCTTCCAAAACCTAATAGCAATACAATTAcctaaaatgtgatttttcacaCTTCCTCAGTAAGTCTGGGATCCTGCACACAATGTTCTGAACAAAATCATTGATAAGTATTCATGCCAAAAATCAAATTCTCAACCATTCatcatttacaagtgaaaagTTCATCTTTTGGTTTGGGTTGGAATACAGATGTCTGATAATTACCATCAGTCCCAGAGTCCACCCTCCAGGTAATGAATCCCATTAGTTGAGTATATATTTGGTTATTTTTGGGATCACGACTTTGTTGGTGCTGGACGAAAGGTTAAGGCTTTAAGaagttaaagcgatacttcaacatttttggcaaattggcccatttagcacaattccttagtcatttcgaacagcatacttacttttttgtgagggcgagctgttgtttattcagaggcgagtcagggaaggttttcgggacggacacaatggaagtgaatggtatttttggttcccctcgtcaaactcatcaaatacaaaatccaacaactccaaaacactttggtggacacgttataatccgcacattcactacgctgtggaacaccaacaaataatattgtagcgttacgacattgaagcaaatactgggaactactttttcttttgaaatcactacgcccagacgccatgtttagtaagtagttccgtcttagcaatcttcgcataaacaactcaatctggtaattttgcattaatatttcacagcgtagtgaatgtgcagattataacgtgtccaccaaagtgttttggggttgttggattgtgtatttgatgagtttgacgagggggaacaaaaataccattcacttccattgtgtccgtcccgaaaaccttccccgactcgcctctgaataaacaacagctcgccctcacaaaaaaagtaagtatgctgttcgaaatgactaaggaattgcgctaaatgggccaatttgccacaatgttgaagtatcgctttaagtctGAGGGAAACGCCAAGGTCTGCTCTGAATTTCACTGCAGTCTGGCCAAGCTTTAAAGCATGATTGACAGCACCATTACAGAAGTCACTCCAGCTGGGGTTTCTGCTGTCCAGGGGGAATCCTTCGTCCTGATGTCGGTGAACTCCTCTGAACTCACtcctgaagaaaatgaaaatgatcttgtgtctttgtctctgaCAGGTGTGTCTCCTTGAGTGTGAAGGCAACGTGTCCCCATCCTTCATCTGGGATTTTTGCCGTAAAGCGTTGTCCTCACCCACGTCCGCCCTTAGTGCTATCATGCGGAAAAGAtctgaggaggaggcggaggtcCTTCTCCCAGAAGAAGAGGGGCAGACGGATGGCGGTCTGTGGCTGCCCATGGCGTTACAGAGGTTCGATCATGTCACCCGGGCACTCAGCGAGGGTGACCAGCTGAACACTGCTTACAATTCCCAGAATACCCTGTCCCTTGAGGATGAGTAtgacgaggaggaggccggACAGGAAGAAGGGGATGTTGACGTGGCAGCGAGAGGACAGGGTGACGGAGAGGTGAGCATCTCCAAGAGATTCGGCGGGTTCGTCAAAGGGAGGCATGGCTACAGGAAACTGATGTCCCCCGGCAGGTCATACCAGAAGAGGTATGGCGGCTTTATTGGCATACGGAAGTCGGCCCGCAAGTGGAACAACCAAAAACGTTTCAGCGAATTCCTGAAGCAGTATCTTGGGATGAGTGCTCGGGCCACCGAGTTCAACAGCATGTCAGAGGACCTCAAGCAACAGAATGAAGTTTAGCAGAATTCCCCTCAAAATCAAATACAAACAACCTTATGTGTTTTGTTCTCCAATCACAAATCTGTCTAATTTAAAAGGTACAGTCCGTAAAATCAATAATACACTGCAGTATGCTAGCACATTAAACAGAATAGCAAGAATCGGAGCTTCTTCTTAAAGACCTCAATGCATTTTGCcgcaaagctttttttttttttttttttttaggtaagGTCTGATAATATCACTTTGTTCCACAAGAGGGTGTAGTGAGTCTTGTCTAGAGTTCTtgacaataaaactgaagcaTTATTTAGAATTTATTTGGAGACCACTGTTGTTGGATAGTCGACCAATTCACTGCTGAACTTAGTGTTAAATGCTAATGTAGAGTATTGTGTGATTTGGTTACATGTATTTTTGAGTTGGTGTTACTGCACAAGCGCTTTATCTTGACCGTCCCAGCTTCCTGCCAGCATTTCTGTGCCAAAAGTGATAAGCTGATTTAGTTAttaatcaacacacacaaaattaggATAGATTGCAAAAGATAACTAgctcagaaaatgtcaaaaacaaatcaagcaGATTAGTTTGCACAGCTTACAACTCTCAAAAAGTCAAACTGTACCGGCTTGATAAGTGCTTTTGTTGCAGCTGATTTTTGTAGTCTTAGATGTAAAGTCACATTTAAGTTTATTTGGTCCATACACTTTCAACCAACACCCAATTTCCAGAAATCTTGATGGTGCTTCAACACGCCACACACAAAGTGGTAGTACAAGATAATATTCAGCTTACATTTTGAATAATGCACCTTCAACTCTTGCCATCAATTAACCAATCTAAAGAACCAATTAAAAATGAAGCTTAAAGACTCTCTTCAGAGTTCCTAACTTctatttccttttcttcttctccttctcttaATGCTTGCAGTCAGATTCCTGAGAACCCACTGCTGATTTCAGTGGCATCACTTGAGATTTTGCCCCCCTTAACCTTCTTATTCTGTGATatcattttcatctgaaaagcTGCTGGTCATGCATTGATTTCAGTACCAACACTATGAATTAGCACAATTACCGCttacctgttgttttttttctttcatctgctaAGTTAATGTTGAATATCTTGTTCCATGCTGACCCCTTTCTTTGGGGTCTCCTCAATGATAAACGTGTTTGTGATCCACTGCCTTTCTTATACCACCCTCTTGTGGTAAGATCCATAACTCATCTGCTATCGAACTCGTCATCAATGTGGGTTTTCCCTCCATGATTTGGCATAATGATTGAGTGCACCATCAGCACTACTGTACAATATACTTAGTGTATACCTTGGATCAATGACAGTTCGTCAAACACAGCCAAACCACATTATATTTGTGCTAAAACACACTGAGACGGAGCTACAGAGGGGAAACAGCTGTAATGGATGGTGACCTGGAGGCCTGCTCAGCTCTAACCACCTCACTATTGATCCGTCTGCCACACTGATGTTATGTACATGTGAGCACCATCCTGGTGTTTGTGTCTGGAAGCCAGACTCCTGTAACTGCAAACAATGTTGAATCTCTGAACTGTGCTGGTGTGAACTGCTTTTGTTGCCCGTCATGAGAACATGTAAATAACTGAATTCAAACATGTCAATAAATATAGTTTACTATTTCCTTCGTGGCTTGTCATGCAGCAACTGATTCTGTGTCTTGAGGTGGTTTTTTTCTTAGTATTGATTGTACTTCCggaatgaaaatgtatttaatacGCGGTGGTGAACCATGGGTAAAACCCCATCGGGTTTTTCAGTAAGCGTCATAAGGATCGCGACCAGAACTGATTAAAGGTTTCAGTTCTCACAACTTGACTGAAGCCAAAGGTGAAACATCTCAAAGCTTCAAGCAGATTGATCTGTGTGAAGACCTGTGTGAAGGCAGATCTTCACACATTCAGACAAGTTACCACCAGTAGATATTCAAATATCTTAGATAATTGATTTTCAAGCTTATCTATTAAAAGGAAGAGAACTGTgacagattttcagtttttttttttaattcaaacattAATGTAGGTGATTATTAAAGCTTTATAGTTTATCTATTAAAGGGCTGAgcaattacaagaaaaaaaatattgatttaataCCCTTTATCAAACAAATTTACTTTAACAGATAACTCTTGGGACAGTTGGCTTTCTCACAAAGATCAAACTGATACAAAAAATACTGGGATGAATGAGAAGTGCTACATATTGAGATTATTGCTTATATATAATTGCttgtgaaaataatgaaaatgcaaagtGAAATATCTGCTTCACACTTCTCTTAATAACAGAATGAGTTTCTTCCCTGAGACAAAGCATCTGATGACTATATCTCACTTGATAATAAGAAAATACAGTGGTGCCAACCATGTACAAATGCTCTGGGCAAAGAAAACTGGTGCAAGTAACTGCATTCCCATTTTAACTATGTTAAATACAATACAGACTTCTaccatttttttcccacaaagaTAAAGATTCACAGTGGCATCTCATAGTAAGAATGATATGGGTTGAAATACTGGCTGTACATGTCTGCCAGCACCAGCCTTACCTTGTTCATGGGTTTCCttacacagtccaaaaacactcACGGGGGTGACTGGTGAAGAGGCTGTTCATCAACCTGGTTATCCTGACAGGATGAGATGGGAAGGCAAGAATTCAACAAACAGATCAGCCATGTTACAGTTGTTTGAGTGTATTCTCACACCCAGTCACATGGGAGTTCACTCAGCACAGATCGTGCCACACCAGTGAGAAATAAAACAGAGTACTAAATGTGATCTGCTGCCAGATCCTGATTTTCCTGGTGGTTTTTCTGACTTTCATGATCTTACACACTTTGACAAAATGGACCAATTctgaaatataaattaaaatagTAATAGCATAGGTCTGAAGGTTTCTCAACAACACATTGGAAACTTTGTAACCCCCAGGACTCCCTttaaaaagaggtttttaatctcaacgagaccttcctggttaaataaaggtccACTTTCATAACTACTGCAGAAAATGATCAATCCACAAAAGGTGCAGTCTTGGAGACACTCTGACCTTTTCATCTATCCTCCTGATTCCCAGGCTTTCCAGCTACATGCTCTTTTTTGCATGCAGTGATAATCAAATGAAGGGCTGCAAAAGTAATCTGTGCAACAATGAAGTGCCCAGAAATCTTAAAACTGagtaaataaagtttaaaagttGGTTAAATATTGTTTGAGATAGACTAAATGAAGAACGGGTTCAGCAATGGAGTAGTTACAAGCTAAAACACTAATAATATTGATTAAACTCAGACCACAAATTATACATGGTTTTCAAACTTTGTTAAGAAAGTAGATATAaggtaaaacagaaaaatagacgaaatatttttttaaaaaaagtgcatgAAAAATAAG comes from the Salarias fasciatus chromosome 1, fSalaFa1.1, whole genome shotgun sequence genome and includes:
- the LOC115388225 gene encoding prepronociceptin-like; translation: MKTVVALLLLCLCDPGLSDCQADCLSCSNILPKQLSFNNVVCLLECEGNVSPSFIWDFCRKALSSPTSALSAIMRKRSEEEAEVLLPEEEGQTDGGLWLPMALQRFDHVTRALSEGDQLNTAYNSQNTLSLEDEYDEEEAGQEEGDVDVAARGQGDGEVSISKRFGGFVKGRHGYRKLMSPGRSYQKRYGGFIGIRKSARKWNNQKRFSEFLKQYLGMSARATEFNSMSEDLKQQNEV